GCGATGACGGCGATATTCACACTGGGATATGCGGCGGCCGAGCAATTCACCTCCGCCAAGCAGGGGCCTTGGACCGATATCTACGGCGTGGCGGCCACGCTCTACCACGCCATTACGGGCGTCTCGCCACCCTCGGCCTTCGAGCGCATGCTCGACGATGCCTACGAACCCGTCACGACGCGGGCACCGTCGGGCTTTTCGCCAGGACTGCTGATCGGTATCGACGCCGGCCTGGCGGTGCGCGCCACCGATCGCCCTCAGTCGATTGCGGGTTGGCGGCAGATCCTGTCGCTGACGACGATTCCAGACGAGGCGGAGACAGTTGCCGCGGTGCGGTCGCGTTCCGACACTTCGGTGGCCAGCGTGGCAACCGGTCCGCGGCCTGCCGTGTCGCTACCGTCTTCGCCTGTCGACCCTTCACCGGCTGTCGTCGAACCCGTGGTTGGCGCCGCCGTCGCCCAGTCGGCGGCTCCGAGGAAGCGCGCGGCGCTCTACGCCGGTGCCGCGGTCGCCGCCCTCCTCGTGGCAGGCGGCGGTGGCTATTTCATGCTCGGCTCGAAGCCTGCGCCACAGATGGCTACCGCCCCCCAGGGCGTGGGCATCCAGGATCTGAAGGTCGAGGATCTCGAGCGTGCGTTGGCGGAGCGGCGTACCGCTGACGCTGCTGCGGCAGAGAAGAAGCGCTCGGAAGAAGCAGCTTCGAGAAAGGTGACAGAGGATGGAGCTTCTCAGCCGGTTGCGGAGCCTGAACTCGACAAGGCCCAGCAGGAACGTCGAAAGGCCGAGGAGGATGCGGTTAAGCTGAAGGCCGAGGCCGATGCCAAGCGTCTGGCCGAGGAGGCTCTGGCCAAGGCACAAGCAGAGCGCCAAACGGCCGACGCCGAGGCAAAGCAGAAAGCCGATGCCGAGGTAAAGCAGAAAGCCGATGCCGAGGCAGCGGCCGCCACCGACAAGAGGACAGCAGAGGCGACCGAGGCAGCACTGCGCCTCACGCCGAGCCACCGCCAATTGATTCAGGTCGCGTTGACGTCGCTCGGCTTCGATACCCGCGGAAACGACGGCGCGCTTGGGCCGCGCTCGCGTGACATGATCGCCGGCTGGCAGAGGGCTCGCAATCATTCTGTGACGGGTTTCCTGACGGGTGCGCAGCATCAGGAACTGTTGCGAGAGGGTGCGCCTGCGATCGCCAAATACAGTGACGAGCAAAAGAAGATCGAGGACGCAAAGAAGAAATCCGACGAAGAGGCAGGAGCGAAGGTAGCGGCGGCTGCGCCACCGCCCGCAACGGTGCCGCCGGCGGTGACATCATCGTCGGCCGGGGCCATTGCACCAGCCACGGTACCCGCCGCGATCACGCGTTGGACCGGGACTGCACGGTGCGCCTACTGGCCGGGTCCGATTCCAATAATGGTCCCAGTGACTGGCGGGCAGGGGTCCGCAACCACCACCGGCAACTTCACGGGCACTACGGTGACGGTCAACATTTCCGGAAACAGGTATTCCGGTTCGATCAATGGTCGCCTCAGACACGGAAACCCGAAGGTACTGGTTGGCTCGTTTTCAGGTGCATTGTCAGGATCGCAAATCAGGGCCACGGCATTCATTCGAGCGGAACAGGAGAGCCCGAAGGGGCCAAATGAATCGTCCTGCACGATTGAGTTGGACAGAGCGGGTTAGGGACCGTCCGAGTTCCCGATAAGCCCCCGCTGCGGTTCGTAGTCGCCCGTTCTCCTGCGGCGCCGCCGGCTTGCTCGCAGTGCCGGTGCCGTCCTTTGCAATTTGCAAATCCTGGAAGGATCACCAGAGCGATCTTTGCATTTTGCAAAGACGACGGGAGGCCGAATCCCCCTGAAAACGCGCTTTTACGTGCTTTTGCTACTGGCATGGACGGTGCAACCCCGCGTCCCGAGCGCCAGAAAGGGACAAGCAATGAACATCCGAGCGATCGCCACCGGTCTGGTAATTTGTGTGACCAGTCTTGCGTGCGCGCTGCCAGCCTGGGCACAGGCATTTCAGGTCGGCGTTCTGCCCAACCTCAGCCCGCGCGTTCTTCTCACGAACTACAGGCCGCTGCGCGATCATCTTTCGGCGGCGCTGGGCATGCCCGTCGAGATCGCGACGGCACCCGACTTCCGCACTTTTCAGGCCCGCACCGTGGCCGGGGAATACGATCTCGTGGTGACGGCGGCCAATCTGGGGCGGATCGCCCAGCAGGACGCAGGGTTGACGCTGATAGCCGGATTCGAGCCTGCGATTCCCGCCTTGCTGGTGACGCTCAAGGCTGCGCCGGCCGCTTCGATCGAGGCGCTGCGCGGCAAGGCGCTGGCCGTGTCCAACCCGCAGTCGATGCTCGTTCTGGTCGGGAAGAACTGGCTGCGACAGCGCGGACTGTCGGCTGGCGCCGACTACGAGGTGGTCTGGACACGCAACGAGGACAGTCTCGCCCAGGTGCTGACCTCGGGAAGCGCGCCGCTGGCCATGATGAGTGCCGGTGAACTGCGTGCCATCCGGCCCGAGATCGGCGAACGTCTGTCGGTGATGGAAGAGTTTGCCAGACTGCCGAACTTCCTGCTGCTGCAAGGGCGCGCCATGCCGGCCGATAGGGCTGCTGTGCTGAGGGCCGCTCTCATGGCATTTCCAGCAACGGATCTTGGTCGAGAGTTCACCACCCTGACGGGTGTACGAGCCATAAGCCCCGTGCCCGAAAAGGACCTGGAGACGATCGATTCGGTAACTGCCGAAACCCGCGAGCAGCTTCGTTGATCTCGCGGGCGCCCACCGGTGCCGCGCCATGCGTACGCTGAGAGGCTGGATCGCGCGGGCTGTCGTCGGTGGGCGGCGCTGGCGTAACTCGTTTCGAGTACGCCTGTTGGTGCTTGGACTGATCACCATCACTGGCACTGCCATCACCCTCACGTATACGCAGTCGATCCAGATGCGCGAGGCGCTGCTGGTCGAACTTCACGCCCGTGCGCGTACCGATGGGCAATTGCTCAACGCCATGTTCGCAGCGCCGCTGATCGAGCGAGACTACGCCAGTGTTGTCGACTCCGTGTCGGAAAGTGTCCGGGCCGGCAGCTTCGAGGCGCTCCTTCTGTGCGACAGCCGGGGAATGCTGATCGCGGCGGCCGGGCCGCTCTCGGACTGCAACGGGCCTTCCGTTCCCTTCAAGGGACTGCCATTACCCCAAGCCGACGGCACCGTCCTGCAATTGTTCGAGGTGGCCCTGTCCTTCGGGCACCAGAGGCTGGGCCTCGCCCGGTTTGCCTTCTCACTGGCGGCAGTCGACCAAATCCGACGCGAGTTGATGACGCGCGTTATCGTGATATCGAGCCTTGCGATCGCGGCCTTCATGCTGGCTTTTGCCATCGCGCAAAGTCAGGTGACCCGTCCGTTGAACCAGCTTGTCCGGGCGGCGGAAGCAATCGGCCAGGGCGACTATTCCGTACGGCCGCGGATCACTAGCCGCACCAGTGAACTGACCATTCTCGCTTCCGCGATCTCGCGGATGGCGACCGACATCGAGGAGCGGGTCACGGAACTGGCGCTGGCCCGCGACGCGGCAACGGCGTCCGATCGCGCAAAGTCGCTCTTCCTCGCCAATATGAGCCATGAAGTGAGAACGCCCCTCGCGGGGGTCCTCGGCATGCTGGAACTGGCCAAGCCGGGTATCACCGATCCCGCTGTTCGCAAGTACCTCGACACGGCCGAACACGCGGCCCGTCATCTGCTGACGATCGTCAACGACATTCTGGATTTCGCGCAGCTGGAGAAAGGGCGACTGGCCGTGACGTCGACTCCTTTCTCGGTCCGCGCGCTCGTTGAGTCGACGATACCGCTCGTGGCGGCAGCGGCGGAGGAGCGTGGCAACCGTATGGAGGTGCGCATCGCCGACGATGTGCCGCGGCAGATACTTGGCGACGAGGGGCGCCTGCGGCAGGTGCTTCTCAATCTGCTTTCCAATGCCGTGAAGTTCACGTCGCAAGGCACGGTGTCCGTCGAAGCCCGGACAGTTGATGCGGGACACCGACTACTTCTCACTGTGGCCGATACTGGCATCGGCATGGCGCCCGAGATGCAGCAACGCATCTTCGAGAGCTTCGTGCAGGCTGACGAAAGTATCGCCCGCCGGTTTGGGGGCACGGGGCTCGGCCTGCCGATCTGTCGCCAGCTGCTCGCGCTGATGGGGGGCAGCATCTCTGTCGAGTCGAGTCCCGGCCGAGGGTCGCTGTTCACGGTCGACCTGCCTTGCCGGCCGGTTGTCGACACGGTTCCCGCGACCGCAAGCCGGGCCACGGACCGACCGCCGGCCGCGCGGCGGATTCTGGTCGCCGACGATGCTCCGACGATGCGGATTCTGCTCGAGGCTCTCCTGACGCGTGAAGGACACACATGCGATCTTGTCGAGGATGGCAACGAAGCCGTGGCCGCGGTGCGGGCTAGCGACTACGACGCCGTTCTGATGGATGTGCAGATGCCACGTCTTGATGGGCTCGAGGCGACGCGGAAGATCCGCAAGGAGGAGGGGCCCCGGAGTCGCGTGCCGATCGTGTTCGTGACGGCCAGCGCGATGGCAGGCGATGAGGAGCGCTTTCTGGCGGCCGGCGGCGATGGGTACGTCAGCAAGCCGATTACACCCGAAACGCTGCGCGCGGTGCTGGCGAAGGCTCTGGCACGGCGCTGAACCGCCTGACGGCGGTCACTGGCCGCCGCTATCGTGGTCAGTCCTTGACGACAAGTCGTTCGCGGCCCCGTTCAGAAGCAATTTCCGCTTGCCCTTGGGATGGGCCTATCGGCGCAAGGGCGAGGGTGTGCGCCTCCAAGCGCCACCATTCCCGATCGGCTCCGGGCGTTTCGGGGGTACAGGCCAGGGATTTCGAGGCTCGCCCCGATACCCCACGGCACGGAGAAACCCTCCGCCATTCCCTGGAAGCCCAGTAAAAAGGGCATTCTTCTGGTGGGATCCACACAGGATTTCCGCACAGCCTTTGAGAACCTATCCACAGGCCCTTGGGTCATCCTGCGGGGATCATGGCCCGTCGCCCCACGCCAGCACCTCGGAAGTCTGCCTCCCTGACGTTCGATGAATCGAAGCTCGCAATAGCCGGGCTGAAGCGCCGTATCGAGCGAGTTGACGCGTTCGACCCGCAGACTGTCATGCAGGAAAACCGGTCGACGAGACCTAGTGTGAGTACTCACCACATCGGCCATCGAGAGCCATTGGATTCGTCCGAAAAAAGATGACCTCCGCTCGAGTATCAGACGTCCCGTGGTCATATCCGAGCGTTCCGCCACTCGACCTGAATGGCCCGACTGTTCCGTTCCGTCGGTTTTGCGAGGACTGGATCGATCGACCGGTGCTCGACCTGTTCCAGTCTGCCGCGGAGGAATTCGAAGATCGGGTTGCCTGTGAAGATCTTGCCGGGCATCTGACCTACGCACAGGTTTGGGCGGCATGCCGGCGTCTCAGTCACAGGATCGATGCCTCCGTCCCTGCCGGACAACCTGTCGGCATCTTGCTTCCGAACGAAGCCGCGTATCCCGTCGCGATCCTGGCCTGCCTGGCGTCGAGCAGGCCTTGCGTGATGATCGATCGTCAACATCCGGCAGAGCGCGTCGCCGCAATCGTTCGCGACGCCGGTGTCGCGACGGTCATTCTGAGGCGGTCCGAAATCAAGGGCGGTCTTCTGCTGCCGGCCGGCATTCGCACCATCGTGATCGACGATGCACTGGAAGGTCTGCCGGCAGCCGAGCAGCCATTAGCTGAGTGGCCTTCCGCTTCCTCGACGCCTCCCGGCGCGGCCAGTTTCATCGTCTATACATCGGGCAGTACCGGCCAACCAAAAGGCATCGCGATCAGCCAGCGCACCATTCTCAATCGCGTCGGCCAGCTCATCAACGCCGTGCATTTTCGCCCCGACGACAAGCTGCTGTCGCTCGCGTCTCCGAGTACGATTGCCGGCCTGCAGCATATATTCGAAGCCTTGTTGACCGGCGCTGCTTTGGTGAAGCTCGACCTTCAGCGGACGGGACTCGGCCGGGTCGTGCAGGCAATCGGCGAGATGGGCATCACCATGATGTTCACAACGCCGGCTGTGTGGCGCAGCGTCGCCCGCATCGACAAGGTTGCGCCCGCCCTGGCGTCTCTGCGCTGCGTCCATTCCTCGGGCGACGCTTTGCTCGCGGTCGATCTCGAGCAGCTTCGGGGATTACTGTCCAAAGACTGCCACGTGCTTTCTTCGTATGGCGCCACGGAAGCGCCGGCAATCCTGCAATGGTTCGTGCCGCCGAAGTTTCGGACCGACGGGCCTCGCGTGCCGGCCGGATATCCGTTGCCGGGATTTACTGTCGCCTTGCTCGACGATGCCGGAAAGGCCGTGCAGCAGGGGGAGCCGGGCGAACTCTTTGTCAGGAGTTCCTGGATGTCGCTCGGACT
This DNA window, taken from Reyranella humidisoli, encodes the following:
- a CDS encoding serine/threonine protein kinase, with amino-acid sequence MSDIRSEMTGTDPEVDFVALPIGAQIGRYEVLSVLGQGGFGITYRARDVQLDREVAIKEYLPTALAVRQNGITVMPRSTKVAEDFSWGRDRFVAEGRVMATLHRAPGIVRVYDFLEINGTAYIVMEMLHGDTLEGLIKKNGRLDPPAIDRILWPLLDGLEQVHNAGFLHRDIKPANILLDATGNPTLIDFGASRAAMVGRTVAMTAIFTLGYAAAEQFTSAKQGPWTDIYGVAATLYHAITGVSPPSAFERMLDDAYEPVTTRAPSGFSPGLLIGIDAGLAVRATDRPQSIAGWRQILSLTTIPDEAETVAAVRSRSDTSVASVATGPRPAVSLPSSPVDPSPAVVEPVVGAAVAQSAAPRKRAALYAGAAVAALLVAGGGGYFMLGSKPAPQMATAPQGVGIQDLKVEDLERALAERRTADAAAAEKKRSEEAASRKVTEDGASQPVAEPELDKAQQERRKAEEDAVKLKAEADAKRLAEEALAKAQAERQTADAEAKQKADAEVKQKADAEAAAATDKRTAEATEAALRLTPSHRQLIQVALTSLGFDTRGNDGALGPRSRDMIAGWQRARNHSVTGFLTGAQHQELLREGAPAIAKYSDEQKKIEDAKKKSDEEAGAKVAAAAPPPATVPPAVTSSSAGAIAPATVPAAITRWTGTARCAYWPGPIPIMVPVTGGQGSATTTGNFTGTTVTVNISGNRYSGSINGRLRHGNPKVLVGSFSGALSGSQIRATAFIRAEQESPKGPNESSCTIELDRAG
- a CDS encoding phosphate/phosphite/phosphonate ABC transporter substrate-binding protein, which produces MNIRAIATGLVICVTSLACALPAWAQAFQVGVLPNLSPRVLLTNYRPLRDHLSAALGMPVEIATAPDFRTFQARTVAGEYDLVVTAANLGRIAQQDAGLTLIAGFEPAIPALLVTLKAAPAASIEALRGKALAVSNPQSMLVLVGKNWLRQRGLSAGADYEVVWTRNEDSLAQVLTSGSAPLAMMSAGELRAIRPEIGERLSVMEEFARLPNFLLLQGRAMPADRAAVLRAALMAFPATDLGREFTTLTGVRAISPVPEKDLETIDSVTAETREQLR
- a CDS encoding ATP-binding protein; translation: MRTLRGWIARAVVGGRRWRNSFRVRLLVLGLITITGTAITLTYTQSIQMREALLVELHARARTDGQLLNAMFAAPLIERDYASVVDSVSESVRAGSFEALLLCDSRGMLIAAAGPLSDCNGPSVPFKGLPLPQADGTVLQLFEVALSFGHQRLGLARFAFSLAAVDQIRRELMTRVIVISSLAIAAFMLAFAIAQSQVTRPLNQLVRAAEAIGQGDYSVRPRITSRTSELTILASAISRMATDIEERVTELALARDAATASDRAKSLFLANMSHEVRTPLAGVLGMLELAKPGITDPAVRKYLDTAEHAARHLLTIVNDILDFAQLEKGRLAVTSTPFSVRALVESTIPLVAAAAEERGNRMEVRIADDVPRQILGDEGRLRQVLLNLLSNAVKFTSQGTVSVEARTVDAGHRLLLTVADTGIGMAPEMQQRIFESFVQADESIARRFGGTGLGLPICRQLLALMGGSISVESSPGRGSLFTVDLPCRPVVDTVPATASRATDRPPAARRILVADDAPTMRILLEALLTREGHTCDLVEDGNEAVAAVRASDYDAVLMDVQMPRLDGLEATRKIRKEEGPRSRVPIVFVTASAMAGDEERFLAAGGDGYVSKPITPETLRAVLAKALARR